The region AATGCTAATTGCACGCTATCAAGAACAGCCTTGTGTCCCAATGGGGCAAAAGATTTCGGTTTTGCCAAACCACCTAATGTGGAGTTTGCCAGTGCAACCTTGTCTGAATTTTCCAAAGTACCACGCAAAGACTCGCCCGTAAGTTGGAATTTCCAAATGCGGTAGTTGACCATCAGTGACCAGATTTCAACTTCCGCACTGACCGTTAGCTTGTCTTTCTTGTAGCGATTGTTTTGCGTATTACCGTTGTAGTACGCCAAGCCCACTCCTGTGCCCTTAGCCACAGAACCGAATTCGAGAGATGCGACTGTTGCCAGATCATCTGCATTGACGTTTTCAAATTGGCGTTGGTAACCACCACCCACCCATGAGTAGGAGCGGAAAAATTCGGAGTTCAATCCCGAAACCATACCCAAACGTCCAGTGAACATCCAAAGTTTTTGCTCTGCCTGAACACCCAGCTCATTCCAGTGATAGGGAATCATCGCCGCTTCAACATCCGAAGAAAGGATTGCCGGGAAACGACCTGGTTTTTCCAAAACTGTTCCCAAAGAAATGAACAATGGAAATTTACCAACCTTCAGCGCACTACCGGTAATAGGGAAAGTTTTTTTATACACGAACTCTGGAAGTGCAACCTCACCGCCCTTTTCAACTTCGGTTTCAAACTCTCCGAACTCCTCAAACGGATCGAATTCCATCGCAGTACCTACACCACCGTGCTCGATTTCAACTTCGAATTCGATTTTGCTTGTCGGTGTCAGTTCGTAGTTACCTTCAAATGCGATCTCAGCCAGATCCATCTTACGACGGTTGTACTTTGTCAGATCATTAACGGCTTTAAATGTCTCCGCTTGAGAGAACGTAAAGTAACCGTAGGACTTAAAGCTGAACTTAGGGAAAGTCTTGTCAAATTCGTTATTCATTTTCGCAACAAAAGTGGAATCGGCAGATTTTTCCGCTTCTGTGTTTGTTGTTGGTTCAGGAGTACCACCTGGAGTTGGAGAAGGTGCTGCGCTTGGCGAAGCAGCTGGAGCAACGGCCTGAACCGATGGAGTCACCTCATTAACAGTTTTCTCTTGAGCGAAGGCCTGCAAAGATAGAAGAAGGGAAAGGGCTATAACACGCATAATCAATTTAAATTCTCCAGTGGCGGCAGTCATATCGGCGCCCCTCACAAACGTCAATTTACGGCACCGTATTAGAAATTTGTGAATGCTAACTGAGAATAAGTTGAGAATAAATGATAGCGCCTTGTAAATATGACAGACCACCCCGAAGGAACTTGGGGACAGGTTACGTTTCAGAATGTTCAAGGAGGAACTCATGAGATCACTAGCATTGGCAGCATTGACGATCTTTGCAGCAACGACTGCTCAAGCCGTCGATTTAAAAGTATCTTGTACGGTGACGGAAAATAACGACAAGCAATTGGAAACCGTGATCAAGCCCGCATTAAACGGCTACGGCAAAATCGGTGATATCGACGGCTTTAGCTTTCGTATTCGTAACAACGATGGGTCCCGAGTATCCTTGGAAATTTTCGATATCGCTGGCGAGGGTCGTTACTATGCCGACGCGACTTTGACAAAAGCGGGTGATTCAGTCGTAAACACAATCTGGAGAAGAGACGTGCTGCTTGAAGTAACCTGCCAAATCCCCGAGTAAAAGGTACGAACACACTTTATACGTCCTTATCTTACCAGGTAAGGACGTACCTTTTTTATCACCTTTTTTATTGGTATTGGAATTCGAAGCGGGGAACTTTTTTGCCGTCGACTTCGACAAGTTCAGACCACATGGCTAACGGTCTTGCCCACAATCTTCCCAATGAATTGTCGTACAAGCATTGATACAAAACGATGTCTTCCATTGTTTCGGAATGTTTTCCGACACCGAATACCTGATAGAGTTTTCCCTTGTAATGTTTGTAGATTGCTCCACTCACTGGCAGTTTATCGCTCATGAGGTTACCCCAAGTGTTTGATGATTTCTTGCTGGATCTTTTTCATTTCCTCATCGGAACGACGAGTTGCTTTTTTAAAATCCAAATCTGGAATCGACCACGCCGGAATCAAATGCAAATGGTAGTGCGGAACTTCAAAACCGGCCACCATTTGTCCCACTCGAGGCGACCCCGAAGCTTTCAAAATAGCTTTGCCGATTTTTTGCGAAACTTTATGTAAATGCGCATAAGTATCTGCAGGAACTTCGGTCCAATGATTGATTTCCTCTTTGCAGATTACCAAAGTATGTCCCAAATTGACCTGATCCAAAGCGAGAAACGAAAGAACTTTGTCGTCTTCATAGATTTTGTAACATGGAAATTCGCCGCTGATAATTTTAGTAAATACGGAAGCCACTTCGCACCTTTTCCTCTGGCTGTTAATGAAGCCTTTTAATGGGCCTAAGTATAAAGTTCCCCCTAAAGTCAGGCAATGACATTCGCATCTGACAAGGAGTAGAATAATGGCTATGAGGTGTTTATGCCGTCAAAATATATGTTAATTGCTGACGATGTTTTTGATGTAACTCCTGGTGCCCGCGCAAGATCCCAACTCGTCCGTGAATGCGGATTCGATCTTGCGGAGAAATTAAAAAGTCCCACCAAGCTTTTGTATGTGCAAAACCCCAACGATGCCACGATGAAAAGTACAGATCGTGAACGCATCAAGTCCACTCTTCAACAAATTCGTCAGAGCAATAAAAAAACTCAAGTCGTCGAAGCCTTTGGTAATCCTGTTGATGAGATTTTCAGAATGGAAACCGGCTCGTCAGCGCCCGGAATGGTAGTGATGGGAACCGCTGGAAAGAAAGGTCTGGAAAGGTTTTTTCTAGGCAGTGTTGCTGAAGAAGTCGTGCGTAATGCTGTCGTTCCGGTGATGGTCATCGGACCAAAAGTTAAAGCCGCGCCCTCTGCCAAAGCAAAAATTTTAGTCGCAACCGATTTAACAAGCAACAGCCGCCGAGCCGAAGCCTATGCAAAAAAATTGGCGAAGGCTCTGAATGCCGAAGTCGTTTTTTTGCATTCAACAATTGAAACGTTACGAGTCGCAGACCAATACGCGGCAGCTTCTGGAACGGCTTTCATGGATCAAACAACCATGGATACTTTGAATGCGAAATCCAAAGAGGCTTTGCTTAAAAAAACCAAACTCTTTAAGAGCGCGGGAGTAAAATGCACTTTTAAAATGGATCAGCACCAACCGACCTCCCAAGCCGCAATAGCTGCTGAAACAGCCACCGGAAAATATCGTTATTTGGTGATGGGAACCCATGGTCGCAGTGCTTTTGTAAAGGCATTCTTAGGAAGTACCGCTCGTGAAACGATCATGAGCAGTGCTGTTCCCACGATCGTTATTCGCTCTCATAACAAATAAAAAAAGCTCCTAGCAGGAGCCTTTTTTTTAGAACGGTGCTCTCATTAATGAAAGTACTTTATTATTTTGTTTGTAGGCGTCCTCTGTGAATCGAATCACCCTATCCGAAAACATTTGCGAAGTGATGTATCCAATGTAAACCGCAGTCGGTTCTTTCAGCGGAATTTTAGTATCCTTAGTCATCACCTGTCCTGGCTTAGCAATTGTGCTTTCGATAGCTTGGCGAGTCCACTGTGTTCCACGCAGTAAGTACTCTGCCAGATCAAGGGGTTTTTCCAAACGCACACAACCGGAACTTAATTGACGATTGGCTTCTACAAAAAGTTCACGTTGATTTGTATCATGCAGATAGATAGCAAACGCATTCGTTAATTCAAATTTCACGATGCCCAGGGCGTTACCTAAATGAGGTTTTTGTCGAATATAGATATCCGCATCTTGTGTTCCATCATAGGCCCACCAATTAATACTTGCTGGATCTAAACGTCGCGTGAATTCCTTGTTCCAAACTTCATAATTGTGGGAATCAAAATACGAATTGATCTCCCAGTAGTTAAGTTTCTTAATATCCTCAACCTTGTCTTGAATAAAGATTGTGGGTGGCACAACCCAGTATGGATTCAAAATCACCCGTACAACGTTATCGGCCATCGTCGGAGTTTTTCGTGCTGGACGACCATTGATAGTTTTAAACGCCATGGTAAAACGCTCTGGCTGAGTCTTATCCACCAACCCAAAATATGTCATCGCCGTATTTACGAAGATATATTTCTCTGGAAAAGTTTGTGGAAACCAACGCATTTTTTCCATGTC is a window of Bdellovibrio sp. SKB1291214 DNA encoding:
- a CDS encoding DUF1653 domain-containing protein, producing the protein MSDKLPVSGAIYKHYKGKLYQVFGVGKHSETMEDIVLYQCLYDNSLGRLWARPLAMWSELVEVDGKKVPRFEFQYQ
- a CDS encoding HIT family protein, encoding MASVFTKIISGEFPCYKIYEDDKVLSFLALDQVNLGHTLVICKEEINHWTEVPADTYAHLHKVSQKIGKAILKASGSPRVGQMVAGFEVPHYHLHLIPAWSIPDLDFKKATRRSDEEMKKIQQEIIKHLG
- a CDS encoding universal stress protein, yielding MPSKYMLIADDVFDVTPGARARSQLVRECGFDLAEKLKSPTKLLYVQNPNDATMKSTDRERIKSTLQQIRQSNKKTQVVEAFGNPVDEIFRMETGSSAPGMVVMGTAGKKGLERFFLGSVAEEVVRNAVVPVMVIGPKVKAAPSAKAKILVATDLTSNSRRAEAYAKKLAKALNAEVVFLHSTIETLRVADQYAAASGTAFMDQTTMDTLNAKSKEALLKKTKLFKSAGVKCTFKMDQHQPTSQAAIAAETATGKYRYLVMGTHGRSAFVKAFLGSTARETIMSSAVPTIVIRSHNK